The nucleotide window GTTTCAGTCCGCGTTGCCTCGTTGTCTCGTTTTGAAAGCAGCCGGACGATTGACAGCCTCCGCTGATAAAGTGGACACAGCTGAACGGGGACGCAGACGGGAGCCGGTAAACCTTCGACCATCCAAATCGCTGACAAAGGAAGGAAATCGCTTTTTGTTTCCGTGGTCGTTTCCGTTTGTTACCTGGTAGCAGCTGCGGCAGAGAGATGCTGTCATATAAAGAGACGTCATTGATTTCAAAGGCAGAAAAAACCGCTGTTGTGGCACACTTAACGGGATCATTCAGGTGGAAACGGCGGGGTTGAAATTCTGCGCAGGAGTGAGATTTGAGTGAACGTCTGTGCTTCCCCACCAAGGAAGTGAAACCCATGACAGAGAAGATTCATTCACATCCGCTCCGAGGGGAAATGTCTTTGGCTCAATTAAAGGCGCTGATCACGTTGCTCAGACGTAACAGCCCGATCGAAAGGTTTGAGTAATCAGGGAAACGTGGCCAGATACGGATGCTGCTGCAGTTTGTTTGTCTCCATTAACTGGCCTGCCATTTTTTGATCTGacaaaatggataaataaaatgTCTGAATAGACTGCcgcctcttttttttccccctgcagtTATTCAGTCCATCATAAAACATTTCTGCCCAAGATTCAGTTTGGTTCAGATGTGACTCTAGACTCTGAATTCATCTTCCTCCTTTATCCATTTAATGGATAACTTGGAAAAACGTAGTAGCTCGGGACAGAAGCATCGTCTTTTATCCAGCCCTGCAATGAAATTCTTACATGCATCGAAAGGAAGTGACTTTTAAAGCTCTTTTGTGTTATCAGTTCGCCACGTGTTGTGATGCTAGACGTGGTAAAGATGAAGGAGACTTGCAGGATCTGTGCCCGTGAGCTCTGTGGCAACCAGCGCAGATGGATTTTCCACCCAACAGCCAAGCTCAATCTGCAGGTGCTGCTTTCCCACGCGTTGGGCCGTGAGCTGACCCGGGATGGCCGTGGTGAGTTTGCGTGCTCAAAGTGCACCTTCATGTTGGACCGCATGTACCGCTTTGATACAGTGATCGCCCGAGTGGAGGCATTGTCTCTGGAGCGTCTCCACAAGCTGCTGCTGGAGAAAGACCGGCTGAGGCAGTGTATTGGAGGCCTGTACCGGAAGAACAACTCAGAGGAGTGTAGCGTGGCCCCCGCTCCATCCAGTGTCAGAGCCGTGACTGAGATGGGGTCTGAAGACGCTCCTGTGGTGGATCTGTCATCACTCCAGGATGTAAGATACTCGGACATGATCCAGGACGATCTGACCTACTCCGTGTATGAGTCATGGGCTGATAAGGAATACCCTGCCCTGgaccatcatcaccaccacctccaccagTGCACAGGAGCAGACTCCCTCTCTGGTCACAAGCAGAGGCGATGTAGGGGTTGTGCTGCACTTCGAGTTGCCGATTCTGATTATGAGGCTGTATGTAAGGTTCCTAGAAGGCTCGGGCGCAGAAGCACATCCTGCGGCCCAACTACCCGCTGCTCAACAGCCACACAGGAAGTGGAGTATGTGGCCAGAGGCCCTGGAGCTGATACAGCCATCACCTTTGAGTCACCTTCTGCTGGGATGGAACCTGAAAAGACCATTTGTGAGCAGAAGAGTTCCAGTCCTGCATCATCTGTGGAGTCTCTCAACACCACTGTAGATGTCAGTTGCCTTCCTTCAGATCATAAAGAGAAGGAAGAAACTGACCCAGAGAAAGATGGAAGTGAGGCAGTGGTGAGAAGAGACATTCAGTGGGACAAGACCCCATGTGAGAGCTTCCTCGCTGGGTTTGAGATGATGCTGACCCTCTTGCGGGGTTGTGAGCACCGACCAGTGAAATCCCGAAGGGGCAGCAAGATCCCAGTTCTAGTCAAAACCAAACCGGAGCGAGGCCTGCCACTACCCCTGCACCTATCACTGAGGTCGCCATATGCAGAGACAGCAGACTGTGAGCTGCACACCCACCACAGTATACCAGAGATCGTGACCCCATGTCCCCAACAGGAGCTGCAGGCTGAGCTGGAAGAGATGGAGGAGCAGTGGATGGATGAATATGTTCTGTGTGGGCCATTTCAGTTTCAGCAGGTACATCAGAAGCCGTGAATACTGGATGGCCTTTAAACTTAGCTCATTCAATTTGCAGCAGTAATAGTTATAGCTTTTTAATGGGAAGCATGTTCCAAAGCCTAAAGATCTGGGTGCCTCTCAGGCTTGAAAGGTGTAATAGTCTTTTGGGTTGCACTTTATAAAATACTTGTCTGGGTTGGGTTGCTTTAAAATCTTATTTACAGTCAAAGTGCCGACTTCTTGCACCTGTAAACAGCCTTAAATTAGTTGCAAACTCTAAAACAgactatatataaataaaaaatataaataaatataatataataatatggaGAACTTTGTACAAAAATTATAGGTAGTAAAAAGCActgaagttattttttttttttttatcaaaaaaGTGAGTACAAACTAGGAGACAAGTGTCAGATTTGCTCCACATTAGAATCAGATGAAGGGGGGTCAGAATAAAGCAAACTATTTCTGACCAGCATCCACACTGAGTGAGGTCAGACTCCTCTGAATCTTCTGTCTTGCTTGTCTCCTTCACTGCTGACAAAGCTGAACACACTCACCGCCTTGATTACCCTCAAAGGAAGCATAAATAACCCTCTTTTACGGTATCTTAGCGACCCTTCCGTTGCTATGGAAACCGTTTCCAAGGTCTTCACCCATCGCTCTGTAAAGGCTCTTCTGTCTACTGCAGCTTCATAACTTCTATTGTCATGTTAATGAACAGTTAAAATGTGGTTCAGTCTGAAAGGAGCGTACAGACACACAACAGCTATGTGATAGTCTCTTATTGTCAAATATACACGGCTATTGTAATGCAATACACAAAACTGCACAGTGCACACATTAGTCCAGGaatgaagaaataaatatgTCATTCATAGAACTAAACTCTGGATTATTTTGCTGAGATTTATGTACACTTGCAGTAAAGTACTCAAAGCTTCTCTTCATTGTGTAAGATCAGCAGAACTGTTAGAAGTTTTCTGGGTCTTATTCTGTTTCCTCTCTCTATGGCCTCCAAAGATGTAGAGCAGCTGTCTTACAGTGCAATTTATGACCAGGTTCATACAGAAATACTGCTTTCTGAAGCAAATAGGAGGCTCACCGAGTCAAATCAGGAAAATATCTggtgatttttttgttatttgataCTTGCTTACTACAATACAGACTGTCCCGAGGCTCACAAATGGGGAATTCTGTTGTTAAATTCCTGACTACTGAGACcatgtttggggaaaaaaaggtttacTTCACATTTATTGAAAAGGCCTTGGAAAAGTATATTTTAGTGTATGTAGGACTTGATGAATGGTTTTGACCAGAAATCAATGTTTCAAATGTTCCCGACTGttgttttaaaacacatttcagtaAATGAACCTGGGATGACACAATTTCTAAGCACCTGCAAGTATCTTATTCTGCATTATGTTGCATATCAGATTATTTAATTACGTCAGACAACATAGTGATGTGAATATTAGCCCCATTCTAGTGTAATTTGTTAATATATGGAAAATGAAGCGATCGTTTCTCTGGTACAAATCCAGTTGGTTTacgctttctttcttttcaccgCACTGCTTGACACAGTGTTGCTCTGGGACACAGCTGAAATGACTCTGCGCACAGAGCTAATAATGTCTCCGAGGGCTGAGTGACATCACATCATTACAgtctcataaaaacaaaaacaaggaagTCAACAAAATGCTGCTATGGCAACACCCACTTCCAGAGGAAGCCATCCAACACCAAGCTGACATCACTTTCCACTTTCACTCCATCATCCACACGACAGCTGCAGCAATAATAAAAGACTGTGTTTATCTGGAGGACTATAACTTTTAATCCTTGGTTCAGAACCAAACTTTAAATTTAGGTTTGTCATAGCTCATAATAACCCACAAGTATACATTCGTAACATGTgatggaaagaaaagcagactAATCAGACTGCTACTATAACGTTGTAGTCAGCAAATGTTAAGACTTAACAACTGTATTCATGAATCATcagttatgataaaaatgtaCTGTTTCATCTCCATACCTCATCATAATCTACTAACACATTCTCCTCACTGGCTAATCTGTCCTGCTtcctcctgtttttgttttttttttccagcgaTTGATTGACAAGCAGCAGGGTCAGCTCAGTTATTATGAGAGTGCTGCAGGTCAGTGTGTTGGCGAGCTGCAGAAGGCCCAGGATCAGGTGCGCTCACTACAGGCCAAGATCAGAGAGAGCGAGACGAGGAACCAGGTACAAAGACACCAGTCTCCAAAACTACAGCTTCATCTTCTTTTTGCCTTCATATACTTTGAGCTTGAAACATGACACTGTCAAAATATCCACTTATACAGCTCTTAGGAGAGCTGAAGCCTATCCCTGCTAATATTTGGCCAATGGCAAggcacaccctggacagatcGCTGGTGTTTTGCAAGgccaacacagacagacagtcatTCACACTTACATTCATACGTACAGTTAGTTTAGAATTGCCAATGAATCTAACTTGTatatctttggactgtgggtgaGAACATACGAACACATGCCATAATATATTCCAGATAATGTGGAATTTCTGTatgggtgtttgtgtgtatgtagaaGCTGCAGGAGCGTCTAGGTGAAATGGAGCTGGAACTGCGATCGGCCCAAGAGGATGCCCAGCAACAGGAGAGAAATATCCAGAACCTCACTGATACTGTAAACTCCAAACAGGCAGAGGTACAGTAGTGATAAATAAGGCTTGATAGTAAATAAAGGAGGGAATTCAAAATCTGAACATTGCAGAGAGGATGAAAGTAAGGTCAGAGGTGAAAGTGGTGAAAACCCCACAGTTTCACACATGAATTGTGCCTTTGTTTGTGCAGGTTGCAGAGCTGTACAGGGTGATTGAGGAGCAAAATAAGACACTGTGTTCACTCAAAGAGCTTGCCAACCGCaaccagctgcagcagctgcaggttGGTCCTCCACAcacaattttgttttattaattaccAAGCTGCTTATCTAAAATAATTTTTCAGcatacaataaaaacatgtttcagaGTTGAGTTTAGTTTCGTTCCTGTTTGGTTCCTCACCTGCCCCTTtatgtctttctttcttccctGACTGGTTTTACTTGCAGGCGTCTGGTGCGGAGACTATTAGAGGTCAGGGTGAGGTCCTGGCTCTGCAGGCCTCTCTGTTCCAGGCTCAACTGGAGCTGCAGGCTGGACAGAGAGCCCAGTGTCAGGCAGTCAGGACTCAGGAGAACCTGAACCGGGCCCTGGAGAGACAAGAGAAAGAGCTGCAGGGGTCGCTGGAACacaagagggagacagagagacacaaccaggtgagaaaatgattttttttttttaatgagggTGTTTTCGGcgttcttcttttctttaattGCATTGTGGTTCTTTTCACTTTATCATGTCGTGCATTTGCGACACTCAGGAGCTGCAGCTAGCTCTAGAAAAGGCTCGATCAGCTCTccaggagagagaggagcaactGAGAGAGGGTGagcgagagagacagagagaaaaggaggagagagagaagatcATCAGTGAGCTGAAGGCTTCCCTGAAGACCAAAGAACAGCTGGTGGAGGTCGGACACAATCAAACAGACTGTAAACAGTAAACAAACCATCATGTTCAACGCTAATAAATACAAACCGATCTCATTCTTGTCAATATTGTATAATAAACACAGAAGTGCACATGACTAATGCTTAAAATGCTCCGCATCTGAGCAGAGAACAACAAAACTAAAAGTAAGATGAGCTGCAGTTGCTCTCACAGCCCCTAGACGCTTTATGAAAACTTCAGCTCCATTTAAGCTCTATTTTGTCTTTGTGGATAAATAGGATTGTAATTACTCTGCAGCTGACGGTCTGTTTGCTGTCCAGCAGGACTGCTGTGAGTTCTTGGAGGATCCAACGGAGAAAAGAGACTCTATGCTTCAGAAACTTCGCCAGCGTATAAAGGAGCGAGACAGAGCTCTGGAGGTAAACACAGCAGTACGCACGCCAACACATGACAAAAGCCAAAACAATTAGACCAACACAACATGTCCTGTGAACTCCTTTATATCATGTTAATTGTTAGTCGTCTAAGATGGTTGAGTTTGTGGGCTTAGGTTTTAAAACATGTCATTTTAGTTAGATGGAGGttaaaacaactttatttcCACAATCCTGCAGAAAATAGTGGATGAGAAGTTCCGCTGCATGGAGGAGAAAGACGAGGAGACTCGTCgcctgcagctgctgctcagagaaaaggagagagatCTAGAGAGACAGCGCTGCGTCCTGGCCAGCAATGAGGAGACCATCACTGTAAGAggacacacaaaataaactcaacttTTTTTCTTGGCAATATGTTGACTCATCCTGCTTCCTTATTGgaatgtttgtgtctgtatcaGAGCCTGGAAGTACTGCTGCGGGGTAAGGCTCTGGAGCTGGAGCAGGTGTGTGATGCCTGGAGGAATGTCCAGAGGCAGCAACAGGAGAGTGAGGAGAGGCAGAGCTGCatcctgagagagagagatgccaTCATCAACCAGCTGCAGAAGGCACTGCACACTTGCACACAGGAGGCTCAGGTAGAGAGAGATCGGCAGGAAGAGCAGAGAAATATTCCCAGAATCGTGTTAACCAATAAGTATATTcttgtttcttctctcatcTGCAGGATCTGCGCTGCTCCTTGCTGGCTCAGATCCAGTCTGCTCCAGGTGATGTTCTGGAAGAGCTTAAGGTCCGGCTCCATCTCAAAGACCGCCTCTTCCAGGAAGTACTGGCTGACCGGACCCATCAAGCTCAGGAGCACCAGAAGGAAGTTCAGGATCTCCTCAGAAGCATCAACAGCAGAGACCAGTATATTAAGGTAGAGCAGATAAAGCAGGTCAAATCAGAGAGCGAAAAGAAAAGGTTGAATATACAGAAAACCTGACAACACTCTCCCTCCAGGACTCTGCAATCCGCCTCAGTGAGGTCATAACTGAGCAAAAGTCAAGACTCCAGGAACTTCGCAAACAGCTGAGCTCAGGTTTTGGATCACAGCCTGACTTTGGAGCAGACTTGGCTTTGGAGCTTCAGGCAGTGCAGGAGGAACTTTTTCTGGCTCTTAGGAGGGAGAAGGAGAGTCAAGAACTTACCAGGAGTCAGACTGCAAGGCTAGACTCCCTCAGCAGGACTCTGCATGTGAAGGAGGAGATCATCAGGGTTAGTGTGTGAGAATACAGAAGGTATCTGTGGAGTATAGTAGAACCTCTTGTCTAATAAACCAATAGTGTGTGTATTTTGCCTGTGGTTGTATGTATATACATGTCATGAGTTCTATGCGTGTGagttcatgtttgtttgtgctgcagGATTTTCAGAGGCAGATGGTGGATCCTTCAGCCCTCCCTCTGGTGGAAAGACTGACTCAGGAGGTCCAGGAGCTGCGGGAGAGACTGGGTCAGGAGGATACCCCCCCAATGAGAGGCCCTGTCCTAGGCCGTGACCGGCCTAACAGCAGGCAGCCTGACTTTGGAGGTGGGCACCAGAGAAGCATGGGACAGTATCTGTAACAGCAGCACTTCTAGCACTGGGGAGCGGTGACTGTAGAATGGCTTACTGCACTGTGGTGATGGGATATGTACCATAACTTTATCAGCTGAAACTTTTTGGGGTGAAAATACTAACATGGAACTCTCTAACCAGTAGATGAaagcggatggatggatattgaCCTGAGCTTGTAGCTTCccaaaaaagaacattttgttTAATAACTTTGTAAATGTTGTAGTGCGGTTATTGTGATTTTGCACAATTAGTGTTGCTTCTTTTGCGTTAAAATGATAGCaaggcattttattttttattttttgaataacACATCATCATTATGATTATAACTGCAAATATTGTTGTAGTGTGCGCTCCAGAATGTAACCTTTATATGACGGTGTTTGTGTGCCTTTGCATGCTTTTGCAGCAAGTTTGAGATTTCTGTATACTTAACTCGAGTCACATGCTGTCTGAAGATCATGGAAATCTAAGCACATTCCACATTGTCTTTAGTACAGTGATCGTGTATATTTAGTTTGTATGTTTGCTTTTATGCATTCCAACAACTATTGGTCCAGTTGCTCTGTTGTTGTTAAATTAACAAATGTCACACTAGAACACAGTAAGTATGAAGTTTGTTGATCATATAAACTGAATAATATATAAGCTGTGCGTCTGCACAGACACCACGGGAAGCCACATTTGTTGCATTGCAGGCATTTCTGCACCTTTCCCTTGAATTTCCCTTCCAGAGCCAAACACCCTCAAAGTGgtttgtaataaataataaacatacTGTACCTGATTAATGCCTTTGTGATTTCAGAGGTTTCAGCTTATTCCACTTGAATACTTGCAAAAGCCGAAATAGTCATTTTTTCCCTTGTTTAATGTGCAATGTTCAATATTAACTCACGTAGAACACACGGTAGCACAAGCACACAGTCCACCTTTCAGAGGAAAATATCTCCTTCATTCCCCCTCACTGAGTGAAATTGTGCCAGACTGAAACATCTGATTAATATGCAGTTATGTCATAATTTGAAATTTAGCATATAGAGATTACGTTGATCCCCAGGGAATGAGGTTGTTAGACCCCACAAAAAagtcacatttatttatctttaatttttttttttaattcattatttgTCAGGAAACAATAGACATAAACATCAATCACATAAGAGGAACAAGTTCCTGTATCTGATCTGGCTACTGCATACCTTAATATATAACTGATATACTTATATCTGCAAATACAGACATTTTTGGTAATGCTAGTAATCATTACTGGTGAGGTAAGAACAGATTTCTtccattattttaatttaatttaaaaatgaataattacTTTTTACCAAGACTTCATAACAGTAACCCGTCTTAAACATAGACTGTGAGGCAGTCTTGCCTTAGCTCTTTATCAGTTACAACTTTAATTCCAAGGCTTGGAAAACACTCAACATCCTGTCATCTTCAGGAATTTTTTAAGCCTTTTCCATCCGTTCTTTAAGTCTTTCTCACTGGTTTTAAATTCTGGATTAAACTCTATATGACTATCCCTAAGATCCCATCTAAGGGTTTAAGTGTAATCCCCTTTAAACTGCAGCAGAGTGCAATAAACAAGAAAATCAAACTCATACAGCCTAACACTCAGACTGTTAGACAAGGCTGTGTTACAAATGACCAGCATGATTCTGAGGGTGAATAATATTAGAAGAATTGAGCAAGTGATAGTCTCACACTCAGTTGGAAAACTTCTGAATTGCTCAAAActgaagtaaaagaaaaagcagactGATCTTCTGATTTGATTGTCTTTGGTCTGCTTCCTGCAGAGCTGAGCGCTGAGGATGATGTTGAGGCTGATGATTTGAACACTGAATACACTGAAAGCATTGACGAAGAAGAGACCGACACCAAGGTATGAGAGCAACCTCCAGCTGTGCTGTTCATTTTGTTTGTACAGATAAATCATGCAGAATAAAAATTACGCACAATGTACTGTTTCTAATCATTTGCTCAGAATTATGTATTCATTTACTTCTGGGTGTGTACAGAGTTCTGAAGGTCCAGAGAAGAATCTGTCCCATGGCATGCTGCTTGAAAGTCAGGGGCTAATCAAAGTCAAGCAGCTGGTGGAGCAGAAGAGGCTGGTTGAGAGAGAGCTGGGAGAGCTGAAGGCTCAGCTGGAGAAAGCAGGATTCTCTTCATTATCACAGATGAGGTAATTTTTAGAGATTTTAAACTCCAGATTAGTATGTTTTGTCTCCAGTGGTGTAACGGTTAATGCATATGATTCCAGCTGAAGACACAAATCGCCCTTGGAGTTAATCAGGAAGGGCTTCTGATGTAAACTCTGTCAAATCAAAGCCTGTGGAGCTACACATAGCGACACCTTGTGGCAAAGCTGAAAGTAGCTTACTTTTTTCTGACAACACTAATCTATTCTTGGCCACTAGAGGACAATAGAGTCTATCTATCCATATAGCTATCTATTTATTTTAACCTTCCTCTTTTACAGGAAAGCTCTGTTCAGTTTGCAAGTAGAGAATGAAGAAGTAAAGCGTCATCTGAATGGAGGGTTGGAGTCTGCCAGTGAACAGAGTGATGAGCAGAATGCATTGGATGGTGAAGACAAGGATGAAAATGAGTTGGATGTGAccatagaagaagaagaggaggaaaactCTGAACTGTGGGATGCCTGGGAAGGAGAGCTGTGCCTGCCCCAGGCCAATATCCAGACCAGTGATGAACAAAGGAAAAGGAGAGCCAGCAGACATCAGACGTTGCCACTGGACTCTAAATCGTCACAGGTGGGAGGATCCTAAATATACTATTATTGTTCCATTTTGTAACGTGTgatgtaaattaaaaacaagaaagtaTAAATTTAAAAGGCAAACTTggtgtttaaaattgtttttgacAGTCACGATCTTTCCCCCCTGTCTGTAACCAGTACAATGACCAGGGTGGCGAGCTGTTCGCAGATTCACAACAGGCCACTGTGTC belongs to Oreochromis niloticus isolate F11D_XX linkage group LG17, O_niloticus_UMD_NMBU, whole genome shotgun sequence and includes:
- the pde4dip gene encoding myomegalin isoform X7; its protein translation is MLDVVKMKETCRICARELCGNQRRWIFHPTAKLNLQVLLSHALGRELTRDGRGEFACSKCTFMLDRMYRFDTVIARVEALSLERLHKLLLEKDRLRQCIGGLYRKNNSEECSVAPAPSSVRAVTEMGSEDAPVVDLSSLQDVRYSDMIQDDLTYSVYESWADKEYPALDHHHHHLHQCTGADSLSGHKQRRCRGCAALRVADSDYEAVCKVPRRLGRRSTSCGPTTRCSTATQEVEYVARGPGADTAITFESPSAGMEPEKTICEQKSSSPASSVESLNTTVDVSCLPSDHKEKEETDPEKDGSEAVVRRDIQWDKTPCESFLAGFEMMLTLLRGCEHRPVKSRRGSKIPVLVKTKPERGLPLPLHLSLRSPYAETADCELHTHHSIPEIVTPCPQQELQAELEEMEEQWMDEYVLCGPFQFQQRLIDKQQGQLSYYESAAGQCVGELQKAQDQVRSLQAKIRESETRNQKLQERLGEMELELRSAQEDAQQQERNIQNLTDTVNSKQAEVAELYRVIEEQNKTLCSLKELANRNQLQQLQASGAETIRGQGEVLALQASLFQAQLELQAGQRAQCQAVRTQENLNRALERQEKELQGSLEHKRETERHNQELQLALEKARSALQEREEQLREGERERQREKEEREKIISELKASLKTKEQLVEQDCCEFLEDPTEKRDSMLQKLRQRIKERDRALEKIVDEKFRCMEEKDEETRRLQLLLREKERDLERQRCVLASNEETITSLEVLLRGKALELEQVCDAWRNVQRQQQESEERQSCILRERDAIINQLQKALHTCTQEAQDLRCSLLAQIQSAPGDVLEELKVRLHLKDRLFQEVLADRTHQAQEHQKEVQDLLRSINSRDQYIKDSAIRLSEVITEQKSRLQELRKQLSSGFGSQPDFGADLALELQAVQEELFLALRREKESQELTRSQTARLDSLSRTLHVKEEIIRDFQRQMVDPSALPLVERLTQEVQELRERLGQEDTPPMRGPVLGRDRPNSRQPDFGELSAEDDVEADDLNTEYTESIDEEETDTKSSEGPEKNLSHGMLLESQGLIKVKQLVEQKRLVERELGELKAQLEKAGFSSLSQMRKALFSLQVENEEVKRHLNGGLESASEQSDEQNALDGEDKDENELDVTIEEEEEENSELWDAWEGELCLPQANIQTSDEQRKRRASRHQTLPLDSKSSQYNDQGGELFADSQQATVSSAVCEKAVHLQQKSKELHERLMVSEATVQAQAEQLKDYRDLLTETAVQQDSKQIQVDLQDLGYETCGRSENEAEREDTSSPEFDDLEMCTSLECGSQWWSASSNGKTTTQSAGYGNEASSLQHLVKELRSQLSRSQGVISGLQSRLRSLSTSSEYGPSIPHKVNWSIQASASQSRAEDNEGWQSSKGGQLGSPHHPDKNLERLASRVDALEDQLMKGGKKAAAEDGVSATLPGKFDTLIQAQAKELSHLRQRLREGQGVCSILTQHLGDTTKAFEELLRANDIDYYMGQSFRDQLAQSSALAQRVNAKFGGRDCSENPDKTELLAIRLSKELQQKDKVIESLRARLNQHQQHHHPHRSDTPCSGHALSDTTDQSDRISYVSDEHGSTIEDLELCSDVDAASELGQDESQTSAKVSTGFSTPQAKLRQGFPFVYQQPDSFDLLPLSYQGLQPSPFSSAASNSSLDASLTMKAGASLLESSALWDVSYGNRAVRTGADLSSGSSGYQSGNSHTGSDLMKEHLREIRSLRQRLEDSIHTNDRLRQQLEEKLARTTTEKGAPTNIYIQGLESVNQLASEIRLLKEENVSLQNQLKQVTKESTKEAEQLREVALQERSRVKEVELEAEKWAEQTRKLQTEAEAQSQEILHLKQDRLRNQETINRLQHELTVLRQQLCESRSLVHSLQCELQVYRKKGRVTTNVPTGQGSDSTTVVDPKELHIQLEQQLSREADTQPQARRQLFSDSVPSPPVRDTGLFSPSSPLHAMQKHTEETGATDQAASTLHGHHTDGCFYNCHGRHAVGHIDDFKVLQQHILQGSALLLKMETALYSLSTSQEFSFHQLSDWGSVQKLLLDTKTLRQILDEAESLLCVFWRAALPKSEEVQQNQSLREEVLSLRLKLSEQEQALKDTMERVKSSSGTKDSMEHFIVSQLLRTRDVLRKAKTNLQENELRISSLHQAPFPIPPSPPSLLSSSYSSSSSSSQLWPGKGEISGGRFCELNMSPGWSVMKPQTSPCSSSSSPAQGWTHHQLPLQEVFL
- the pde4dip gene encoding myomegalin isoform X6, which encodes MLDVVKMKETCRICARELCGNQRRWIFHPTAKLNLQVLLSHALGRELTRDGRGEFACSKCTFMLDRMYRFDTVIARVEALSLERLHKLLLEKDRLRQCIGGLYRKNNSEECSVAPAPSSVRAVTEMGSEDAPVVDLSSLQDVRYSDMIQDDLTYSVYESWADKEYPALDHHHHHLHQCTGADSLSGHKQRRCRGCAALRVADSDYEAVCKVPRRLGRRSTSCGPTTRCSTATQEVEYVARGPGADTAITFESPSAGMEPEKTICEQKSSSPASSVESLNTTVDVSCLPSDHKEKEETDPEKDGSEAVVRRDIQWDKTPCESFLAGFEMMLTLLRGCEHRPVKSRRGSKIPVLVKTKPERGLPLPLHLSLRSPYAETADCELHTHHSIPEIVTPCPQQELQAELEEMEEQWMDEYVLCGPFQFQQRLIDKQQGQLSYYESAAGQCVGELQKAQDQVRSLQAKIRESETRNQKLQERLGEMELELRSAQEDAQQQERNIQNLTDTVNSKQAEVAELYRVIEEQNKTLCSLKELANRNQLQQLQASGAETIRGQGEVLALQASLFQAQLELQAGQRAQCQAVRTQENLNRALERQEKELQGSLEHKRETERHNQELQLALEKARSALQEREEQLREGERERQREKEEREKIISELKASLKTKEQLVEQDCCEFLEDPTEKRDSMLQKLRQRIKERDRALEKIVDEKFRCMEEKDEETRRLQLLLREKERDLERQRCVLASNEETITSLEVLLRGKALELEQVCDAWRNVQRQQQESEERQSCILRERDAIINQLQKALHTCTQEAQDLRCSLLAQIQSAPGDVLEELKVRLHLKDRLFQEVLADRTHQAQEHQKEVQDLLRSINSRDQYIKDSAIRLSEVITEQKSRLQELRKQLSSGFGSQPDFGADLALELQAVQEELFLALRREKESQELTRSQTARLDSLSRTLHVKEEIIRDFQRQMVDPSALPLVERLTQEVQELRERLGQEDTPPMRGPVLGRDRPNSRQPDFGELSAEDDVEADDLNTEYTESIDEEETDTKSSEGPEKNLSHGMLLESQGLIKVKQLVEQKRLVERELGELKAQLEKAGFSSLSQMRKALFSLQVENEEVKRHLNGGLESASEQSDEQNALDGEDKDENELDVTIEEEEEENSELWDAWEGELCLPQANIQTSDEQRKRRASRHQTLPLDSKSSQYNDQGGELFADSQQATVSSAVCEKAVHLQQKSKELHERLMVSEATVQAQAEQLKDYRDLLTETAVQQDSKQIQVDLQDLGYETCGRSENEAEREDTSSPEFDDLEMCTSLECGSQWWSASSNGKTTTQSAGYGNEASSLQHLVKELRSQLSRSQGVISGLQSRLRSLSTSSEYGPSIPHKVNWSIQASASQSRAEDNEGWQSSKGGQLGSPHHPDKNLERLASRVDALEDQLMKGGKKAAAEDGVSATLPGKFDTLIQAQAKELSHLRQRLREGQGVCSILTQHLGDTTKAFEELLRANDIDYYMGQSFRDQLAQSSALAQRVNAKFGGRDCSENPDKTELLAIRLSKELQQKDKVIESLRARLNQHQQHHHPHRSDTPCSGHALSDTTDQSDRISYVSDEHGSTIEDLELCSDVDAASELGQDESQTSAKVSTDCHHGTVSRHPSIPPSITSSHRTQSCHSCSSMQSTSSQHTGMQSQTAPVSVFSPTSFHTSPTSSAKKTRLPFHPRPSNLRTRCQSSGGMGFSLTEVHQELQMLQRQLADKGRFSTPQAKLRQGFPFVYQQPDSFDLLPLSYQGLQPSPFSSAASNSSLDASLTMKAGASLLESSALWDVSYGNRAVRTGADLSSGSSGYQSGNSHTGSDLMKEHLREIRSLRQRLEDSIHTNDRLRQQLEEKLARTTTEKGAPTNIYIQGLESVNQLASEIRLLKEENVSLQNQLKQVTKESTKEAEQLREVALQERSRVKEVELEAEKWAEQTRKLQTEAEAQSQEILHLKQDRLRNQETINRLQHELTVLRQQLCESRSLVHSLQCELQVYRKKGRVTTNVPTGQGSDSTTVVDPKELHIQLEQQLSREADTQPQARRQLFSDSVPSPPVRDTGLFSPSSPLHAMQKHTEETGATDQAASTLHGHHTDGCFYNCHGRHAVGHIDDFKVLQQHILQGSALLLKMETALYSLSTSQEFSFHQLSDWGSVQKLLLDTKTLRQILDEAESLLCVFWRAALPKSEEVQQNQSLREEVLSLRLKLSEQEQALKDTMERVKSSSGTKDSMEHFIVSQLLRTRDVLRKAKTNLQVKSQADASVSSTCLLVGVS